A genomic window from Halorubrum trapanicum includes:
- a CDS encoding RNA-guided endonuclease TnpB family protein, with translation MADDYVRRTAITRLSVDDEQRELLEETISEWKRGCQLATDMAWGKCNAKSDVQPLAYDDVREETDLGSQHAILATHQAAQAITGCLERRSNGKQASKPTFTAPTVTYDTRTMTLFDDDTVSLSTTESRVRCELALPEAEDGYQRQYLDSDHWSVTESTLTARDGDYFLHIGFRRPKTDTERDTAEDGTVLGVDLGIENLAVTSTARFISGRELSHNLREFEKVRAGLQQTGTRSAHRTLEQSSGRERRNVRDVVHQASNAIVDEALRYECDVIAFEDLTDIRDRTGASWGHKWAFRTLYEQVAYKAEAVGISVKQVGSAYTSQRCAECGFTADENRRTRTEFRCVKCESEANADYNAAKNIGMRYVRRGQQSSRRTGDSQLALKSGTVTPSGGFTAHPDGFEAEFTDKPLPQRANPSG, from the coding sequence GTGGCAGACGACTACGTGCGTCGGACGGCAATCACTCGTCTCTCGGTAGACGATGAGCAACGCGAGTTGCTTGAGGAAACCATCTCCGAGTGGAAGCGTGGGTGCCAACTCGCCACGGACATGGCGTGGGGGAAGTGTAACGCCAAGAGCGACGTACAACCCCTCGCTTACGACGACGTGCGCGAAGAAACCGACCTCGGGAGTCAGCACGCGATCCTCGCCACCCACCAAGCCGCACAAGCCATCACCGGCTGTCTCGAACGCCGCTCGAACGGCAAGCAGGCCAGTAAACCCACGTTCACCGCACCCACGGTGACATACGACACTCGAACGATGACGCTGTTCGATGACGATACAGTGTCACTCTCCACGACGGAGAGTCGCGTCCGATGTGAACTTGCGCTCCCTGAAGCCGAGGATGGCTACCAACGGCAGTACCTCGACTCCGACCACTGGAGCGTCACGGAAAGCACACTCACCGCTCGTGACGGCGATTACTTTTTACACATCGGCTTCCGCCGACCCAAAACCGACACCGAGCGAGACACCGCCGAGGACGGAACGGTTCTCGGGGTCGACCTCGGTATTGAAAACCTCGCCGTCACCAGCACAGCACGATTCATCAGTGGGCGCGAACTCTCACACAACCTCCGCGAGTTCGAGAAAGTCCGTGCGGGACTCCAACAGACAGGCACGCGAAGCGCCCACAGAACGCTCGAACAATCAAGTGGACGCGAACGGCGAAACGTTCGTGACGTTGTTCACCAAGCATCGAACGCCATCGTAGACGAAGCACTCCGATACGAGTGCGACGTGATCGCGTTCGAGGACTTGACTGACATCCGCGACCGAACGGGTGCGTCGTGGGGGCACAAGTGGGCGTTCCGAACGCTGTACGAGCAAGTGGCGTACAAAGCCGAAGCAGTCGGCATCTCTGTGAAGCAAGTGGGTTCGGCGTACACGTCGCAACGGTGCGCCGAGTGTGGATTCACGGCAGACGAGAATCGCCGAACTCGCACGGAGTTCCGGTGCGTGAAGTGCGAATCGGAAGCGAACGCGGACTACAATGCGGCGAAGAACATCGGGATGCGGTATGTCCGTCGAGGCCAACAGTCGTCTCGGCGGACGGGCGACAGTCAACTCGCCCTCAAGTCTGGAACAGTGACGCCAAGTGGCGGATTCACCGCCCACCCGGACGGGTTTGAGGCTGAGTTCACGGACAAGCCCCTCCCTCAACGAGCGAACCCGTCAGGGTGA
- a CDS encoding translation initiation factor 2 has product MTDAVRVFLRRRGRVFCPASRGATEDGSEPLEVLVGDVLAGESDPAESARRVVRDATPRGESQLVRRGESLSVSVGGTDRTLSPFLFEVAAGGMADDTPGDPPTAAGEWLPPTAFLRHTTAPGLWESYRRVGPDTDLLRTDRTHGAAWLSVRALGALRDRAGAVAFGALDGGVDRVAETARELRGARPSMIVVRHRIDRVMSGADRTPEAVHDRALAGLDAALDADRLAAERAAAAVAETAGPAATLSRSGTVAATLRRVDRPVVVGESRPGREGVDAAERFAAAGVDATLATDAALPGLVREGDVGCVLLGADRILPSGGVANKVGSYPIALAAADAGVPAYAVAAADKVATADEVVRESGDPSAVYDGDRAIAVENPIFERVPGDLLAGVLTEDGRLDRAAVAARAAEHESRAEWTDRWDR; this is encoded by the coding sequence GTGACCGACGCAGTCAGGGTCTTCCTCAGACGCCGCGGGAGGGTGTTCTGTCCCGCCTCCCGCGGCGCGACCGAGGATGGGAGCGAACCGCTCGAAGTCCTCGTGGGGGACGTACTCGCAGGGGAGAGCGACCCCGCCGAGAGCGCGCGCCGTGTGGTCCGCGACGCGACACCCCGAGGGGAGTCCCAACTCGTCCGCCGCGGGGAATCACTGTCCGTCTCAGTCGGGGGAACCGACCGGACCCTCTCTCCCTTCCTGTTCGAGGTCGCGGCCGGCGGCATGGCCGACGACACCCCGGGCGATCCCCCGACCGCCGCGGGCGAGTGGCTGCCGCCGACGGCGTTCCTCCGGCACACGACGGCACCCGGGCTGTGGGAGAGCTACCGCCGTGTCGGGCCCGACACCGACCTGCTCCGGACCGACCGGACCCACGGCGCGGCGTGGCTCTCCGTCAGGGCGCTGGGAGCGCTGCGCGACCGCGCCGGCGCGGTCGCGTTCGGCGCGCTCGACGGCGGCGTCGACCGGGTCGCGGAGACCGCTCGGGAGCTCCGCGGCGCACGCCCGAGCATGATCGTCGTCCGACACCGGATCGACCGGGTAATGAGTGGGGCGGACCGCACGCCGGAGGCGGTCCACGACCGCGCCCTCGCGGGGCTCGACGCCGCGCTCGACGCGGACCGGCTGGCGGCGGAGCGGGCGGCGGCCGCGGTCGCGGAGACGGCCGGTCCGGCGGCGACGCTGTCGCGGTCCGGAACCGTCGCGGCGACGCTGCGCCGCGTCGACCGGCCGGTTGTCGTCGGAGAGTCGCGCCCGGGCCGCGAGGGGGTGGACGCGGCGGAGCGGTTCGCCGCCGCCGGCGTCGACGCGACGCTCGCGACCGACGCCGCTCTCCCCGGGCTCGTCCGCGAGGGCGACGTCGGCTGCGTCCTGCTCGGTGCCGACCGGATACTGCCGAGCGGCGGCGTCGCAAACAAGGTCGGCTCGTATCCGATCGCGCTGGCGGCGGCCGATGCGGGCGTCCCAGCGTACGCGGTCGCGGCCGCGGACAAGGTCGCGACGGCGGACGAAGTCGTCCGCGAGTCGGGCGACCCCTCGGCGGTGTACGACGGCGATCGCGCCATCGCGGTCGAGAACCCGATCTTCGAGCGGGTCCCCGGCGACCTGCTGGCCGGAGTGCTAACGGAGGACGGGCGGCTCGACCGGGCGGCGGTCGCGGCGCGGGCCGCCGAACACGAGTCCCGAGCGGAATGGACCGACCGGTGGGACCGCTGA
- a CDS encoding RimK/LysX family protein → MSTDSVRVGVLSLHNSKETKAICNAVEDLGHEPVWLREENAAVSVEDGDVSVEPPVDVIANRLLLSNTDQPAELLGLATTFERIRPMLNEPDAVLASIHKFATAATLADWNIRVPDALLALSNDRLNEGRERFGDVGVYKTAIGTHGGGTWKVDLTERVNPKVGNRQAFLQRLIDRDDEKHRDLRVYVVGDEIVGSMYRYAPEGDWRTNVALGGAVEDATDDMPQEAADTALYAAEVMGLDYAGVDLVEGYDGWYVLEVNPTAGFKGLFEATGTSPAPHIARLAIETVGGEVDDEAVERVAATLDDSRPSCAPAPKPSSTEQPDIGYIEEVVVTGTSGSTQALAKSDTGATRTSIDTQLAAEIGAGPIKSMTRVKSGSVKGGKARPVVDLVIGIGGNQHTVTASVEDRGHMEYPLLLGRDILTDYRVDVRRRADEDEAERDEAGEILEEEE, encoded by the coding sequence ATGAGTACGGACTCGGTTCGGGTGGGAGTGCTGTCGCTGCACAACAGCAAGGAGACGAAGGCGATCTGCAACGCGGTCGAGGACCTCGGCCACGAGCCCGTGTGGCTCCGGGAGGAGAACGCCGCGGTCAGCGTCGAGGACGGCGACGTCTCCGTCGAGCCGCCGGTCGACGTGATCGCGAACCGCCTCCTGTTGTCGAACACCGACCAGCCCGCGGAGCTTTTGGGACTGGCGACGACGTTCGAGCGGATCCGGCCGATGCTGAACGAGCCGGACGCGGTGCTCGCGTCGATCCACAAGTTCGCGACGGCCGCGACGCTCGCGGACTGGAACATCCGCGTGCCCGACGCGCTGCTGGCGCTGTCGAACGACCGTCTCAACGAGGGCCGCGAGCGGTTCGGCGACGTGGGCGTGTACAAGACCGCGATCGGCACCCACGGCGGCGGGACGTGGAAGGTCGACCTCACCGAGCGCGTGAACCCGAAGGTCGGGAACCGGCAGGCGTTCCTCCAGCGGCTGATCGACCGCGACGACGAGAAGCACCGCGACCTGCGGGTGTACGTCGTCGGCGACGAGATCGTCGGCTCGATGTACCGCTACGCGCCGGAGGGCGACTGGCGCACCAACGTCGCGCTCGGCGGCGCGGTCGAGGACGCGACCGACGACATGCCGCAGGAGGCCGCCGATACCGCCCTCTACGCGGCCGAGGTGATGGGGCTCGACTACGCCGGCGTCGACCTCGTCGAGGGGTACGACGGCTGGTACGTGCTGGAGGTGAACCCGACCGCCGGCTTCAAGGGCCTCTTCGAGGCGACCGGCACGAGCCCCGCCCCGCACATCGCGCGGCTCGCGATCGAGACGGTCGGCGGCGAGGTGGACGACGAGGCGGTCGAGCGCGTCGCCGCGACCCTCGACGACTCGCGGCCCTCCTGCGCGCCGGCGCCGAAGCCGAGCTCGACCGAGCAGCCCGACATCGGCTACATCGAGGAGGTCGTCGTCACCGGCACCTCCGGCTCGACGCAGGCGCTCGCGAAGTCGGACACGGGCGCGACCCGGACGAGCATCGACACCCAGCTCGCCGCCGAGATCGGCGCCGGCCCGATCAAGAGCATGACGCGCGTGAAGTCGGGCAGCGTGAAGGGCGGGAAGGCCCGCCCCGTCGTCGACCTCGTGATCGGCATCGGCGGCAACCAGCACACCGTCACCGCGAGCGTCGAGGACCGCGGACACATGGAGTACCCCCTCCTCCTCGGCCGCGACATCCTCACCGACTACCGGGTCGACGTGCGCCGGCGCGCCGACGAAGACGAGGCGGAGCGCGACGAGGCGGGCGAGATTCTCGAAGAAGAGGAGTAA
- a CDS encoding succinylglutamate desuccinylase/aspartoacylase family protein: MSDDRAFTYNGGAVPPGDTQNIRYGISETYLGDPVRIPVTIVNGERDGPTAFLTAAAHGDELNGIEVVREVAHEWDLSELAGTLVCLPVLNVPGFLAQQRYLPVYDRDLNRSFPGKQGSTSSKRMAHRIYENFIAPCDFGLDFHTSTRGRTNMLHVRADMTDEAVHRLAMAFGSKVIIDSDGPSGTLRGEATDDGIPTITIEMGEAHRFQRPLIDDALAGVRSVFAEYELLGTDTVRWPGWRTIVAGAGEKTWLRADSGGIVDTHFESGSLVREGERIATITNPFKEDAVGIEAPFTGLLIGLLENPVVYPGNPLCHLVEIGESTRRAIEAGDAPKPVGQPASTPRQ, from the coding sequence ATGAGCGACGACCGGGCGTTCACGTACAACGGCGGGGCGGTACCGCCCGGCGACACCCAGAACATCCGCTACGGGATCAGCGAGACGTACCTCGGCGACCCGGTGCGGATCCCGGTCACAATCGTCAACGGCGAGCGCGACGGCCCCACCGCCTTCCTCACCGCCGCGGCCCACGGCGACGAGCTCAACGGGATCGAGGTCGTCCGCGAGGTCGCCCACGAGTGGGACCTCTCGGAGCTGGCGGGCACGCTGGTCTGTCTCCCCGTCCTCAACGTCCCCGGCTTCCTCGCCCAACAGCGGTACCTCCCCGTCTACGACCGCGACCTGAACCGGTCGTTCCCGGGGAAGCAAGGCTCGACCAGCTCGAAGCGGATGGCCCACCGGATCTACGAGAACTTCATCGCGCCCTGTGACTTCGGGCTCGACTTCCACACCTCCACCCGCGGCCGGACGAACATGCTCCACGTCCGCGCGGACATGACCGACGAGGCGGTCCACCGGCTCGCGATGGCGTTCGGCTCGAAGGTGATCATCGACAGCGACGGGCCGAGCGGCACCCTCCGCGGCGAGGCGACCGACGACGGCATCCCCACGATCACGATCGAGATGGGCGAGGCCCACCGGTTCCAGCGCCCGCTGATCGACGACGCGCTCGCGGGCGTCCGCTCGGTCTTCGCGGAGTACGAGCTCTTGGGGACCGACACGGTGCGCTGGCCCGGCTGGCGCACCATCGTCGCCGGCGCGGGCGAGAAGACGTGGCTGCGCGCCGACTCCGGCGGCATCGTCGACACCCACTTCGAGAGCGGCTCGCTCGTCCGCGAGGGCGAGCGCATCGCGACGATCACCAACCCGTTCAAGGAGGACGCGGTCGGCATCGAGGCCCCCTTCACCGGCCTCCTGATCGGCCTCCTGGAGAACCCGGTGGTCTACCCCGGGAACCCCCTCTGTCACCTCGTCGAGATCGGCGAGTCGACCCGCCGGGCGATCGAGGCCGGCGACGCGCCGAAGCCCGTCGGCCAGCCGGCGTCGACGCCGCGGCAGTGA